A genomic stretch from Aerosakkonema funiforme FACHB-1375 includes:
- a CDS encoding adenylate/guanylate cyclase domain-containing protein has product MILAIDLPFQIIIIYLKKRLKNGEKNIAEQVSNVTVLFSDLHHFTQLYQSMSAQEVVAVLNEMVTAFDEMAEKYGIDKIKTIGDGYMAACGLSVPRLDREKRMVEFAVEMLAFVRRFSYEKGLHLDLRIGINSGDVVAGIMGKNKMLYDVWGDTVNIANQLRSACPPGAIMVSQNICDRLQDLYEFEPIGEIQEPGKQKLLAWQLRSTQQPVNATATKEWKSEK; this is encoded by the coding sequence ATGATTTTGGCGATTGATTTGCCATTTCAAATAATCATAATTTACCTAAAAAAACGCCTCAAAAATGGAGAAAAAAACATTGCCGAGCAGGTTTCTAATGTCACGGTCTTGTTCTCCGACCTCCATCACTTCACCCAGCTTTATCAATCGATGTCCGCCCAGGAAGTTGTTGCCGTGCTTAATGAAATGGTAACAGCGTTCGATGAAATGGCGGAAAAATACGGTATAGATAAGATCAAAACCATTGGGGATGGTTACATGGCAGCCTGCGGACTGAGTGTGCCGCGTTTGGATCGTGAAAAACGCATGGTAGAATTTGCGGTAGAAATGCTTGCCTTTGTCCGCCGATTCAGTTATGAAAAAGGCTTGCATCTAGACCTGCGGATTGGTATCAATTCAGGAGATGTGGTGGCGGGCATCATGGGCAAAAATAAAATGCTCTACGACGTTTGGGGCGATACTGTCAATATTGCCAATCAGCTGAGGTCAGCTTGTCCGCCAGGAGCGATTATGGTTTCCCAAAACATTTGCGATCGCCTGCAAGACCTGTACGAGTTTGAGCCGATTGGGGAAATCCAAGAACCTGGAAAACAAAAGCTATTAGCTTGGCAACTGAGAAGTACCCAGCAACCAGTAAATGCTACCGCAACTAAAGAATGGAAATCGGAGAAATAA